The Phragmites australis chromosome 1, lpPhrAust1.1, whole genome shotgun sequence genomic interval GTATTAGGTCTGAACTCCACTCTGCACTCAAATGTGTTTACTTTATGTAGACATGTAGTAATACAATATCATATCATGCTTTATGTACACCTGCAGAAAGCCAGAAAGTCATGTTGCTGTTCAATAAGCAATGCCAGCTAATTTTTTAGATCTTCTCGGATTATGTTTGTTAGGAAAATAGTCCTCATACCATGAAACAGGTGTACTCTTTCTCTTTGGGGCTTTGAGCTGTGTTTCAGTGATAAACTAATCTTGACTCTTGAGAACGCCTAAAAATAAGGCCCCTTAATGATTTCTTAGCACTTGTTGTACACCAAAATATATCTTATAAATAGATACAGGCTATAAGAATCCACATCTCTTCAAGTCACTCTCTTCAAGTCACTCTCCAAAATGTGGATAGCTTGTGCACACCGTGGCAATCAAATCACCTGCGCATGCAAGATGCTAACTTTTGTTATCCAGAAATTGGAATATCTGAAGTTTCACTTCGTTTGGTGGACAAGTAGTAACAACCTCCTCAACTATATAAGCATACTGCATGTTCAGCTTTCTATATCCATAGCTCCCACCAGTTATTATTTGTACTGTGACTTGTGAAGTGTGTTTGTATCTGTATCACCTTCGCTTTGCCACCTTTTCCATAGTTCATTCATACGGATGGATTATTCTAATTTGCGACACCAAGCTGCATCCATGAAAAAGAGTCTCTTTGATCAGGCCTGTCTCTGAAGATTtctaataattaatatatatattttctcaaGGACATTAGAAGTTCGATCATACTATGTCCTATGTTTATTCACGGCCACTTTTTATCCCATCCACACCAGCCGCTGTTCTACTGTTTCTTCATGTTTTTCTTTGATATATCATATGCTGATTCAGTAGGTCATATTTTATTGACAGGGATACCTAGATGAACAATTTTGTCAGGTGGAAGACCTGCAGGATGAAGCTAGTCCTAATTTTGCAGAAGAGGTCGTTACTTTGTTTTTCAAGGACTCAGCCAGACTAATGTCAAACATTGAGCAAGCTCTGTAAGTATAAATAGTGAAACTTTCTTAGGCAGGGAGAAGTGCTTTCCTTttcaaaaggaaagaagaagataTACCATGCAAGCAGTACTTACGTGTATACACTACTGCTTGCATGTATAATGCGCTGACGCGGTGTATAATGTGCTGCATGGTATAATGCGCTGACacgcttcttcttttcttttcaaaaggAAAGCAGAAGATATACCATGTTTTCCTTTTGACTAATTTAATTTGGTGACTCTGCAGGGAGAAATACGCCAAAGATTTCAACAGGTGGGACACATACATGCAGCAACTAAAAGGCAGCTGTTCCAGGTAGCTCCAGAGCTGCGTCTGGATATATTTGTTCAGTTACATATGATGCATGCTGTGCGACAGTACCACAGACCTTTAGCTTAATGTTTCATGAATCATGAAATCCAGCAAGATTATAGAGTCTGACTGAGCATCCTGTGAAGCTGACAccgtatttttttaaaacaaatgcATACAGTTAATTTCTCGTCATGCCTGCTGCCTGCTGCCTGCTTCAGTTTGTTTATGGTTTACCTGAAACATCTCAATTGAATGCCTCACTAATGAAATCTCCAGTATTCATGTAAACCAAAGCTCTTTAAGGCTTTAAGGTAGTCTGGTATCACGGAGAAACTCGTCCTTTTTATTCGTCAATTGGCTACTAAATATGTGTCAACGTCAACCGAAAGCTTAATGCACGAAGCCAACCTTTTCTAAGCATAGCATGGTTCTGAATTCAGATGTAAATAAAAGCAAAAATCTAAAGTCTTAACGGATTATCATAATTTTTATAGTTCGTATGTGATTGACATTACTCAACTTTATGCAGCATTGGTGCTTCAAGGATGAAGAGTGAGTGTATGTCATTCAGGGATTACTGTGGACAAGGAAATGTTGAAGGGTCTCTCTCTCCATATTGACTTGTTATATAAAGTTTCCACCGAATTCTACCACTTTTCTGTTTGTATCCAT includes:
- the LOC133920323 gene encoding pseudo histidine-containing phosphotransfer protein 5 isoform X1, producing the protein MDYSNLRHQAASMKKSLFDQGYLDEQFCQVEDLQDEASPNFAEEVVTLFFKDSARLMSNIEQALEKYAKDFNRWDTYMQQLKGSCSSIGASRMKSECMSFRDYCGQGNVEGCMRSFQEVKREHAVLRQKLEAYFQLLRQAGPAGAATRPAM
- the LOC133920323 gene encoding pseudo histidine-containing phosphotransfer protein 5 isoform X2 produces the protein MDYSNLRHQAASMKKSLFDQGYLDEQFCQVEDLQDEASPNFAEEVVTLFFKDSARLMSNIEQALEKYAKDFNRWDTYMQQLKGSCSSCMRSFQEVKREHAVLRQKLEAYFQLLRQAGPAGAATRPAM
- the LOC133920323 gene encoding pseudo histidine-containing phosphotransfer protein 1 isoform X3, producing MSNIEQALEKYAKDFNRWDTYMQQLKGSCSSIGASRMKSECMSFRDYCGQGNVEGCMRSFQEVKREHAVLRQKLEAYFQLLRQAGPAGAATRPAM